Part of the Sulfobacillus acidophilus DSM 10332 genome, CCACTGCATATAAAGTGCCGGCTTACTTAGTCCAGTCCGGCGATACGGTAACGGCGATTATCGAGAACTTTTACAACGATACGTCAGTAAATCAATGTATCGTTAACGCACTGACAGCCTTTAACGCCGGGAATGGCACGGCACTCGATTGTAACGGTAATTTGTATGCCGGATACTGGATCCTACTCCCGACGAGTTTGTATGATGGGACAACGCAGTATGATTTTCAGTGTGGGTTGTGGGAACCAAATCCCGTGGCGACTGGACTCACAGGCGTTACGGGAAGTTGTGCGCTATCGTGCGCAGGATTTGCGACAGTAGGAGACACATGTGGAGCGGGGACAGTATAACGGGGGCTGTTATAAGCAGCCCCCGTTATAGTGTGGAGTAGCCGGGATGGGGCCATCATACCAGACAGGCCACGGCTGATAGGCCTGGGACAAAGCCTGCAAGTAAATTGCATCAGGAATGTCTGTCTTTGGATGAGCGGGCGGCTCAAAATAATAACTACCGCCGGCAAAATAGACTGGAGGACAGCCGTACTTGGTCCAAGTCTGCCGAATGATAGTGGGTTGCCGTTGCATTAGCCACAATTCGTCGGCATACGTGCGGTTAGTTTTGTGCATCGTTTGAGAAATGTGAACACGGGCAGTCCCGGCCGATGCGGACCCAGACGACGTTGTATGAAAGCCGCATGCAGTTATTAATATCGTTAAACCTAGGACTGTTACCAACATAGGTACTTTGTTCATCGTGTTATCCTCCTAAACCGATATCGGCATTGTATAGATGTACATTCGCCAAGATATGGTCAATGATTTGGGTGTCGGGGCCGGAGCCAATGACCATGACGCCTCCGGAATAGTCTGGTTGCGTAAATACTGCTCCAATGGCGCCATTAGAGCAGCCAAAGACATACCAGTCTTGATTCACTTGTTGATTCATCGTACAACCATTCGGAACGGGCATATCCGGATTAAACGGATCGGACTGCACCAAGGAATTATGATTAAAGCCATAGGATGAACTGACCGTGAACTGGATTTGGTCGGCATTATTCGGTGAAGAGTACGTGATAGTACCGCCTCCATTGGCACCTGTCTGAACGGAAGGAGCACCCCACGTAGAAGGGAAAATACCATATCCGATAGGAGTCCCAACGGGGCCAGGGATCGTGACAGACACCCACGATACGGCGGAAGATGGCGTACCACTAGGACTGGCAGACGGGGGAACGGCCGGAGCTGAAGACGGTGCATTCGAAGGACCGTTAGATGACGTGGACGCCGGCGAAGTGGAAGGCGTTGGAGACGATACGGTGGATGTCGGAGAAGGCTCAGACACCTTAGTTGAAACGGTCGCCGGGCCCCCGCAGCCGGCCAGCAGACCCGCGACGGCCGCCAGACCGAAAAGCGCTATATGCAATTTGTGCATACCCTAACTACCTCCTCATGCGAAAGTGGCATATCCGGTGCGTCGCGCAGATGATCTATACTGGATTTACCAAAGAAACCCTTGACTGTCAACCAAAACAGATGCAGAATGGATGGCAAAGGGATCAGGAACGTCCGATAAGACACATTATGTTAACTAATGCAATAAGCAGAAGGGGAATCGCGGACTTTGGGCTACCGTTTCGGCTACTTTGGGCTACTCACATGTTTGCTAACTCCTTTTGCACGAGGTCGCCTTTGAGGTCGCCTTTAATGATGACACCGGTTCGATACCGTGGGAAAATGTCGGAAGCATTGACGAAGATCATCGGGACGCTTTATACGAGTCGGATGTATTGCCCTGTCGTCGTGTATAGTT contains:
- a CDS encoding hypothetical protein (KEGG: cho:Chro.40415 hypothetical protein~SPTR: Putative uncharacterized protein), with the translated sequence MHKLHIALFGLAAVAGLLAGCGGPATVSTKVSEPSPTSTVSSPTPSTSPASTSSNGPSNAPSSAPAVPPSASPSGTPSSAVSWVSVTIPGPVGTPIGYGIFPSTWGAPSVQTGANGGGTITYSSPNNADQIQFTVSSSYGFNHNSLVQSDPFNPDMPVPNGCTMNQQVNQDWYVFGCSNGAIGAVFTQPDYSGGVMVIGSGPDTQIIDHILANVHLYNADIGLGG